Proteins co-encoded in one Arachis hypogaea cultivar Tifrunner chromosome 13, arahy.Tifrunner.gnm2.J5K5, whole genome shotgun sequence genomic window:
- the LOC140177537 gene encoding serine/threonine-protein phosphatase 7 long form homolog, translating into MAGRTLYRLNGVAHIAGSIGDKPTRSIYSVRRKQNMPMHERIIPYLERAGLYHLARLNSQWFWLDEPLVSAFVERWRPETHTFHMPFGECTVTLQDVAFQLGLPVDGEAVSGCLGEFEKYMEGGRPAWEWFEDLFGERPPPNKVKQMTVHFTWFHERFRVLPPDASEETVRIYAWAYIMMLLSTQLFGDKSANRVHIRWLPFVANLDDMGRYSWGSATLAWLYRCMCRVANRNVTNLAGPLQLLQSWIFWRFPSLRLSGFEVFSFPLASSWSAYLPPNDRKEQRVIRYRLALDRLTAHDIVWEPYSALDVLAVVHPEILTEEHSRIWRAVTTLIYFAVIEWHQVDRVVPQLGVHLIDISDPI; encoded by the exons ATGGCAGGCAGGACCCTGTACCGACTGAACGGTGTTGCGCATATTGCCGGTTCTATTGGTGACAAG CCCACTAGGAGTATATACAGTGTGAGACGGAAACAGAATATGCCCATGCATGAAAGGATCATCCCGTATTTAGAGAGGGCTGGATTGTACCATTTGGCCAGGCTAAACAGCCAATGGTTCTGGTTGGATGAGCCACTGGTTAGTGCGTTCGttgagaggtggcgtcctgagacgcaCACGTTCCATATGCCTTTCGGAGAGTGCACAGTGACATTGCAGGACGTGGCATTTCAGCTAGGGCTGCCTGTGGATGGGGAGGCTGTGAGTGGTTGCCTTGGTGAGTTTGAGAAATACATGGAGGGTGGTCGACCAGCTTGGGAGTGGTTTGAGGACCTATTCGGTGAGCGGCCTCCACCGAATAAGGTCAAGCAGATGACAGTACACTTTACATGGTTCCACGAGAGGTTTAGGGTGCTACCACCAGATGCGAGCGAGGAGACTGTCCGCATCTACGCATGGGCCTACATCATGATGCTGTTATCGACCCAGTTATTTGGGGACAAGAGTGCGAACCGGGTACATATACGGTGGTTGCCATTTGTGGCAAACCTTGATGACATGGGGAGGTATAGCTGGGGGTCGGCCACTTTGGCATGGCTGTACCGATGCATGTGTCGGGTAGCGAACAGAAATGTGACTAATCTTGCGGGCCCACTCCAGTTGCTACAGAGTTGGATATTCTGGCGGTTTCCGTCTTTGAGGCTGTCCGGGTTTGAGGTTTTCTCTTTCCCGCTGGCATCCAG TTGGTCTGCCTACTTACCTCCTAACGATAGAAAGGAGCAGAGGGTCATAAGGTATCGGCTTGCATTGGATCGATTGACCGCTCATGAT ATTGTATGGGAGCCCTACTCCGCACTTGATGTACTTGCCGTGGTCCATCCAGAGATACTTACAGAGGAGCATAGTCGCATATGGCGAGCGGTGACTACTTTGATATACTTTGCGGTCATCGAGTGGCATCAGGTTGATAGGGTTGTTCCACAGTTGGGTGTACACCTCATCGACATAAGTGACCCAATCTAG
- the LOC112737949 gene encoding uncharacterized protein isoform X1 produces the protein MDALWDLEDKLKLSTRGAILLLACASFAVLSICAVIIMLKLMMACKNNKIVHEESAVHENVTEMKTTTTIRWTESQHCGWISVKRVLMWSRASKLRGSPLLLGVDGSGWQSHNSASAVWQRPILKGEKCELPSFSGLILYDEKGRLLRDSDEIQNNGNQTPIQLTRTKTKMTAAIWDLSTEE, from the exons ATGGATGCTTTGTGGGACCTAGAAGACAAATTGAAGCTTTCAACACGAGGTGCTATCCTCCTACTAGCCTGTGCAAGCTTTGCAGTTTTGAGTATTTGCGCTGTCATTATTATGCTTAAACTGATGATGGCATGCAAGAATAACAAGATTGTTCACGAAGAGAGTGCTGTACATGAAAATGTGACTGAGATGAAGACTACAACAACTATAAGATGGACAGAGTCACAGCATTGTGGGTGGATTTCGGTGAAGAGAGTGCTGATGTGGAGCAGGGCAAGCAAATTGAGGGGATCACCACTACTGCTTGGTGTTGATGGAAGTGGATGGCAAAGTCATAACTCAGCATCAGCAGTGTGGCAAAGACCGATCCTAAAAGGGGAGAAGTGTGAGCTACCAAGTTTCAGTGGACTCATTCTGTATGATGAAAAGGGAAGACTGCTTCGTGATTCTGATGAGATCCAAAACAATGGCAACCAGACTCCCATACAG CTGACAAGAACAAAGACGAAAATGACGGCGGCCATTTGGGATCTGTCAACAGAGGAGTGA
- the LOC112737949 gene encoding uncharacterized protein isoform X2 produces MDALWDLEDKLKLSTRGAILLLACASFAVLSICAVIIMLKLMMACKNNKIVHEESAVHENVTEMKTTTTIRWTESQHCGWISVKRVLMWSRASKLRGSPLLLGVDGSGWQSHNSASAVWQRPILKGEKCELPSFSGLILYDEKGRLLRDSDEIQNNGNQTPIQEKINSTGSKTLKDLLS; encoded by the coding sequence ATGGATGCTTTGTGGGACCTAGAAGACAAATTGAAGCTTTCAACACGAGGTGCTATCCTCCTACTAGCCTGTGCAAGCTTTGCAGTTTTGAGTATTTGCGCTGTCATTATTATGCTTAAACTGATGATGGCATGCAAGAATAACAAGATTGTTCACGAAGAGAGTGCTGTACATGAAAATGTGACTGAGATGAAGACTACAACAACTATAAGATGGACAGAGTCACAGCATTGTGGGTGGATTTCGGTGAAGAGAGTGCTGATGTGGAGCAGGGCAAGCAAATTGAGGGGATCACCACTACTGCTTGGTGTTGATGGAAGTGGATGGCAAAGTCATAACTCAGCATCAGCAGTGTGGCAAAGACCGATCCTAAAAGGGGAGAAGTGTGAGCTACCAAGTTTCAGTGGACTCATTCTGTATGATGAAAAGGGAAGACTGCTTCGTGATTCTGATGAGATCCAAAACAATGGCAACCAGACTCCCATACAG